In Carya illinoinensis cultivar Pawnee chromosome 9, C.illinoinensisPawnee_v1, whole genome shotgun sequence, the following are encoded in one genomic region:
- the LOC122277082 gene encoding 60S ribosomal protein L14-2-like — protein MIGRVALVNYGEDYGKLVVIVDVIDQNRALVDAPDMERSQMNFKRLSLTNLKIDIKRVPKKKELLDAMEKADGKKKWENSSWGRKLIVQKRRASLTDFDSFKLMLAKIKRDGLVRQELAKLKKENTS, from the exons ATGATCGGGAGGGTCGCCCTCGTCAACTACGGCGAAGACTATGGCAAACTCGTTGTCATCGTCGATGTAATTGACCAAAACCGAGCTCTCGTGGATGCCCCTGATATGGAAAGATCCCAAATGAATTTCAAGAGGCTCTCTCTCACTAACCTTAAAATTGAC ATTAAGAGGGTTCCTAAGAAGAAGGAATTGCTTGATGCTATGGAGAAAGCTGATGGTAAGAAGAAGTGGGAGAATAGTTCCTGGGGCAGAAAGTTAATTGTTCAGAAGAGAAGGGCTTCTCTAACTGACTTTGATAGTTTCAAACTTATGTTGGCAAAGATTAAGAGGGATGGACTGGTAAGGCAAGAGCTCGCAAAACTGAAAAAGGAGAATACTTCCTAA
- the LOC122277083 gene encoding uncharacterized protein LOC122277083, which translates to MDKSWMQITDRFGSREYAEGVKEFLTLAQTLAEGEEIRCPCVRCSNNYFLPITQVERHLFIKGIDKSYTTWIFHGEQEDLIISDDDDNVHDPDEEDDFIDDVDVMLRDIRAGGFPDVPISDSFHATGSTSVDTFSDRTFDQLLADSRHPLYEGCTKYSKLSFTVKLLHIKTLGGWSVKSFDMLLHLLKSAFPNSLLPNSYQESRNLEKGLGFSYTKIHVCLNDCILYWRENVDKDECPKCKLSRWKFSNTKKKRIPQKVLRHFPLKPRLQRLFMSQKTSVDMRWHKDQRVIQQEFLSHPADSEVWTAFDQEHAWFAEDPRNVRLGLASDGFNPFNNLAKPYSVWPVILVPYNLPPWLCMKDPFFITSLLIPGPRSLGNEIDVYLQPLIEELIDLWDNGVDTYDAKAKETFKLHAALLWTINDFPAYGNLSGWSTKGKMACPSCKEETDSMWLPYSRKHCYMGHRRWLPPGHIWRKKKTIFNGSAEHRDPPTMYSGEDILIQLQSIPNANFGKAIKKRKRTTEEFNWTKKSIFFQLPYWSTIKIRHNLDVMHIEKNICDNILGTLMNISGKTKDHPNARRDLSTLNIREELHLIQDGQRISMPQACYTLYGAERTGFCNWLHGVKFPDGFASNIARCVSVSDCKISGMKSHDCHIFMQRLLPVAISGYLRQDVRLALFELSTFFKELCARTCKKEVLERLQADIVVILCKLEMIFPPTFFDIMVHLAYHLPREALLAGPVQYRWMYPFERYLGKFKRYVKNKAYPEGSIAEAYIHVECLNFCSMYLHDVETRFNPPERNVDEGEEGVREGLDVFSHKVRPMGFASRHQLDDDAFIKARWYVLNNCTEIGEYLNEHYMQVSEEYPNNADSMHAAKFPDWFKLQIQARRADNAEEVSDDLYALACGLDPWGASYPGCITNGIRFHTKKREEHRRTQNSGVMVISEQPGSEKLEFFGRLIDILEFRYMGWRRVYLFKCEWFDISDSKRGIRMEPHLTSVNMSRTAYKDDPFVLASQASQVFYLKNRSIRGEWYVVQKVIHRNVYDLPRSSLIEDDESDSSDVDAYQEDNIGDAYVSVHANDIPLQTDMHRPNVEPEQVDVDTLVMQRSNRDHFEQGFINDDTSEDNSDHSAELKGSIEEDSISTEDEMN; encoded by the exons ATGGACAAGAGTTGGATGCAAATCACTGATAGATTTGGATCTAGGGAATATGCTGAAGGAGTGAAGGAGTTCCTTACCTTGGCCCAAACTTTAGCTGAGGGTGAGGAAATTCGTTGCCCATGTGTTAGATGTTCAAATAATTACTTCCTACCAATAACCCAGGTAGAGAGACACTTGTTTattaaaggtattgacaagagTTACACGACATGGATTTTTCATGGTGAACAAGAAGATTTAATcataagtgatgatgatgataatgtacaTGATCCTGATGAAGAGGATGACTTCATTGATGACGTTGATGTTATGTTACGAGATATTCGGGCTGGGGGATTTCCTGATGTTCCCATAAGCGATTCATTCCATGCTACGGGTTCCACATCGGTCGATACCTTTTCTGATCGGACTTTTGACCAGCTGTTGGCTGATTCCCGGCATCCTCTTTATGAAGGTTGTACAAAGTATTCTAAACTATCATTCACTGTCAAGTTGTTGcacattaaaacacttggtggTTGGAGTGTAAAGTCGTTCGACATGCTTTTACACTTGTTGAAGTCAGCTTTTCCCAATTCCCTTTTGCCAAATTCATATCAAGAATCACGTAACTTGGAAAAAGGGCTGGGCTTTAGTTACACCAAGATACATGTGTGTCTGAATGACTGCATACTTTATTGGAGGGAAAATGTGGATAAAGATGAGTGCCCGAAATGTAAACTTTCAAGGTGGAAATTCAGCAACACTAAGAAGAAGCGAATTCCTCAAAAGGTTTTAAGACACTTTCCGTTGAAGCCAAGGTTGCAGAGATTGTTTATGTCACAAAAAACATCAGTTGATATGCGGTGGCACAAGGATCAGCGTGTCATTCAGCAAGAGTTTCTAAGtcatcctgctgactctgagGTGTGGACGGCATTTGATCAAGAGCATGCTTGGTTCGCAGAAGATCCAAGAAATGTCAGGCTTGGTTTAGCTAGCGATGGTTTcaacccatttaataatttggctaagccTTATAGCGTATGGCCAGTGATTCTTGTCCCTTACAACTTACCTCCGTGGTTGTGCATGAAGGATCCATTTTTTATCACTTCACTCTTGATTCCTGGACCAAGATCACTAGGAAATGAAATCGATGTTTATCTTCAGCCTTTGATAGAGGAATTGATTGATCTATGGGATAATGGTGTTGATACATACGATGCAAAGGCCAAAGAGACTTTCAAATTGCATGCAGCATTGCTATGGACAATCAACGACTTCCCTGCTTATGGAAACCTCTCTGggtggagtactaaggggaagatGGCATGTCCATCATGCAAGGAAGAAACAGATTCGATGTGGTTGCCATATAGCCGAAAGCATTGTTACATGGGTCATCGCCGATGGTTGCCACCGGGCCACatctggagaaagaaaaagactatTTTTAATGGCAGTGCAGAGCATCGTGACCCACCTACAATGTATTCAGGAGAAGATATActcattcaactccaaagtaTTCCTAATGCAAATTTTGGCAAAgccataaagaaaagaaagcgtaCCACAGAGGAATTCAATTGGACCAAGAAAAGTATCTTCTTTCAATTGCCATATTGGTCGACTATAAAGATTAGACATAATCTGGATGTGATGCACATTGAGAAGAACATATGTGACAACATCTTGGGAACTTTGATGAATATCTCTGGCAAAACTAAAGATCATCCTAATGCACGTCGTGACCTTTCCACTCTCAATATCAGGGAGGAGTTACACCTTATTCAGGATGGACAACGCATTAGTATGCCACAAGCATGTTATACGTTGTATGGAGCTGAGCGGACTGGTTTTTGTAATTGGTTGCACGGTGTGAAATTTCCGGATGGCTTCGCTTCAAACATTGCTAGATGTGTTAGTGTAAGTGACTGCAAAATCTCAgggatgaaaagtcatgattgccaTATTTTCATGCAAAGATTACTTCCTGTTGCAATTTCTGGATACTTACGCCAAGATGTACGATTGGCACTTTTCGAGCTAAGCACTTTCTTCAAAGAATTGTGTGCTAGAACATGTAAGAAGGAAGTCTTAGAGCGGCTTCAAGCTGATATCGTCGTTATTCTTTGcaagcttgagatgatttttccgCCTACCTTTTTCGACATAATGGTGCACTTAGCATATCACTTGCCACGTGAGGCCCTGCTTGCAGGGCCagttcaatataggtggatgtatcctttcGAGAGATATCTCGGAAAATTCAAgagatatgttaagaataaagcctACCCGGAAGGTTCAATAGCTGAGGCCTATATCCATGTTGAATGCTTGAATTTTTGTTCCATGTACCTCCATGATGTTGAAACTAGATTCAATCCTCCTGAACGTAACGTCGACGAAGGAGAAGAGGGTGTACGAGAGGGACTTGATGTTTTTTCACATAAGGTGCGACCCATGGGTTTTGCATCACGTCACCAATTAGATGATGATGCTTTCATAAAAGCCAGATGGTATGTTCTTAATAACTGCACAGAGATTGGAGAATACCTAAA TGAGCACTACATGCAAGTGAGTGAAGAGTATCCCAATAATGCCGATAGTATGCATGCTGCAAAATTTCCAGACTGGTTCAAGTTACAA ATTCAAGCTAGGCGTGCTGATAATGCCGAAGAAGTTTCGGATGATCTATATGCTTTAGCATGTGGTCTTGACCCTTGGGGTGCGTCCTATCCTGGTTGCATAACCAACGGTATAAGATTTCACACAAAAAAACGGGAAGAACATCGTCGCACCCAAAACTCTGGTGTCATGGTCATTAGTGAACAACCAGGATCTGAAAAACTTGAGTTCTTTGGTAGACTAATAGACATTTTGGAATTccgctacatgggttggcgtcgTGTTTACTTATTCAAATGTGAATGGTTTGACATCTCTGATTCCAAACGAGGGATACGTATGGAACCACATCTTACTAGTGTGAATATGTCGCGGACAGCTTATAAGGACGATCCATTTGTTTTGGCGTCCCAAGCATCACAGGTATTTTACCTGAAAAATCGCAGCATCCGTGGGGAATGGTATGTAGTCCAAAAGGTCATACATAGAAATGTCTATGACCTTCCACGATCATCCCTTATTGAAGATGATGAATCTGATTCTAGTGACGTTGATGCATACCAAGAGGATAATATAGGTGATGCTTACGTGAGTGTCCATGCTAATGACATCCCACTGCAAACAGACATGCACAGGCCGAATGTTGAACCGGAGCAGGTTGATGTTGACACATTGGTAATGCAAAGGTCTAATCGGGACCACTTTGAGCAAGGTTTTATCAATGACGATACCAGCGAAGACAATTCAGATCACAGCGCCGAACTAAAGGGTAGCATAGAAGAAGATAGTATCTCAACGGAGGATGAGATGAACTAG